The following coding sequences lie in one Jonesia denitrificans DSM 20603 genomic window:
- a CDS encoding DUF6093 family protein translates to MGVSQAVRRSRASFKRKRLRARCVIEVVDASVEVTDPDTGEVTPGRVLLYEDVPCYARYPGLAFETDRQVGGVQIVDSRIVVRIPHEYKDEAGVWHPFVVPVNALITFTSDPDNPKMPGTTFLVKSLDDQSQATAQRILCEDQQRGPSV, encoded by the coding sequence ATGGGTGTTTCTCAGGCTGTGCGTAGGTCGCGTGCGTCTTTTAAGCGGAAGCGGTTGCGGGCGCGGTGTGTGATTGAGGTGGTGGATGCGTCTGTGGAGGTGACTGACCCTGACACTGGGGAGGTCACCCCTGGGCGTGTCCTGCTTTATGAGGATGTGCCGTGCTATGCCCGGTATCCGGGTTTGGCTTTTGAGACCGACCGGCAAGTCGGCGGGGTGCAGATCGTGGATTCGCGGATCGTGGTGCGTATCCCGCATGAGTATAAGGACGAAGCTGGGGTGTGGCACCCATTTGTGGTGCCGGTGAATGCGCTGATTACTTTCACGTCTGATCCTGATAATCCGAAGATGCCGGGAACAACGTTTTTGGTGAAGTCTTTGGATGACCAGTCACAGGCCACCGCGCAGAGAATTCTTTGTGAGGATCAGCAGAGGGGGCCGAGCGTATGA
- a CDS encoding DUF5047 domain-containing protein encodes MVYPVSEGFLHAITTPHRVRVQASLIRAGATVINELPIIDGNITVDSNAFVRRSLSLTLPPEIPTSTYTSGRTDQVILTTGDEIRVKWGLVFYDETTEWVPVGTFRVDTVPYSATLDSAVTIRGVDRCADIVDDDFPQPRTFEAGSTTALIAQLIQETLPTASVYNRTTVRDERVPTLQYDGSRADLIQNLATSIGAVVHCDGFGDFIIRDAPTLDDEAAMILRTGDGGVIVSADTDYTRDGVFNRVVVRGESPAGDFSPVQGTITDDDENSPTQFGDRLDGYYGKITKFFTFPNITSILQAQTVGKALLAKYVGLSAAMRVSSIPLPHLEAGDSIIVVPDDAPAGVSARKHIVDSYTLPLLAGGDFTMATRDVRETFKEAEWEDLGEWA; translated from the coding sequence ATGGTGTACCCAGTCAGTGAGGGTTTCCTCCATGCAATCACGACCCCGCACCGGGTCAGGGTGCAAGCGTCCCTGATCCGTGCGGGGGCCACGGTGATTAATGAGCTGCCGATTATTGACGGCAATATCACCGTGGACTCCAACGCTTTCGTACGCCGGTCCCTATCGCTCACTCTGCCGCCCGAGATCCCCACCAGCACCTACACCAGTGGGCGCACCGACCAGGTCATTTTGACGACCGGGGATGAGATCAGGGTGAAATGGGGACTAGTCTTCTACGACGAAACCACCGAATGGGTGCCAGTCGGGACCTTCCGCGTCGACACCGTACCCTACTCAGCCACCCTAGACAGCGCGGTGACAATCCGCGGCGTCGACCGATGCGCAGACATTGTGGACGATGATTTCCCTCAGCCTCGCACTTTTGAGGCCGGGTCCACGACCGCGCTTATCGCACAGCTCATCCAGGAGACCCTGCCGACCGCGAGCGTGTACAACCGGACCACGGTCAGGGATGAGCGTGTGCCCACGCTGCAGTATGACGGGTCAAGGGCAGACCTTATCCAAAACCTTGCCACATCAATCGGCGCGGTCGTCCACTGTGACGGGTTCGGCGATTTCATTATCCGCGATGCACCGACTTTGGATGATGAAGCGGCCATGATTCTACGCACTGGCGACGGCGGTGTCATCGTCAGTGCGGACACCGATTACACGCGCGATGGGGTTTTCAACCGCGTCGTCGTGCGCGGTGAATCACCAGCCGGGGACTTCTCCCCCGTGCAGGGCACAATCACTGATGATGACGAAAACTCACCCACACAATTCGGAGACAGGTTGGACGGTTATTACGGGAAGATAACCAAGTTTTTCACCTTCCCCAATATAACCTCCATTCTGCAGGCGCAGACTGTGGGGAAAGCGTTGCTGGCGAAATATGTGGGCCTATCAGCGGCGATGCGAGTGTCATCAATCCCTCTCCCTCACCTGGAGGCAGGAGATTCAATCATTGTGGTCCCGGATGACGCGCCGGCTGGTGTGTCCGCACGGAAGCACATTGTGGACTCATACACGCTTCCGCTATTGGCTGGCGGGGATTTCACTATGGCGACCCGTGACGTGCGAGAAACCTTTAAAGAAGCCGAATGGGAAGACCTAGGAGAATGGGCATGA
- a CDS encoding D-alanyl-D-alanine carboxypeptidase family protein, whose protein sequence is MMGIVNGRIAAASLKSAVIGVRLQAGAANSANRLAKAFEAHFGKPLRATDGYRTYALQKKIFQERYDRMSIGRGPYGDVRWWNGGRWVRMRGAAAAVPGTSNHGLGLAVDFASGINTSFTSREYKWMSANAPAYGWTNSEGASVNEPWHWVYDSHKDTRKPKRAVKLVVDGRVGPRTYKEWQTQLGGLVTDGIFGARSIRRLQTRINGKDGKGGFKLSSGPLKVDGVMGARTVKAVQKLINVWAARKAVRLTAGPLKVDGILGPRTVKALQKTLNENLWN, encoded by the coding sequence ATGATGGGAATTGTGAATGGTCGCATAGCTGCGGCGTCACTGAAGTCAGCGGTAATCGGGGTGCGGCTGCAGGCCGGGGCCGCGAACTCCGCAAACCGGCTTGCCAAAGCTTTTGAAGCGCATTTCGGTAAACCGCTGCGGGCAACGGATGGGTATAGGACGTACGCGCTGCAGAAGAAAATCTTCCAGGAGCGGTATGACCGCATGAGCATTGGGCGTGGACCGTACGGCGATGTCCGCTGGTGGAATGGTGGCCGGTGGGTGCGGATGCGTGGTGCTGCAGCAGCGGTTCCCGGCACATCAAATCACGGGCTGGGTTTGGCGGTTGATTTCGCGTCCGGGATCAACACCTCTTTCACGTCCCGTGAGTACAAATGGATGTCCGCGAACGCACCCGCGTACGGGTGGACCAACAGCGAGGGTGCGTCGGTGAATGAGCCGTGGCATTGGGTTTATGACTCTCACAAGGACACCCGCAAACCTAAACGCGCCGTGAAGCTGGTGGTGGATGGGCGGGTTGGGCCACGCACCTATAAGGAATGGCAAACCCAACTGGGTGGCCTGGTCACGGATGGGATTTTCGGTGCACGGTCGATCCGTCGCCTGCAAACCCGCATCAACGGGAAAGACGGTAAGGGCGGTTTCAAATTGTCGTCCGGGCCGCTGAAAGTTGACGGGGTAATGGGCGCGCGAACGGTGAAGGCCGTGCAGAAGCTCATCAACGTTTGGGCTGCACGGAAAGCCGTACGCCTCACCGCTGGGCCGCTGAAAGTCGACGGCATCCTTGGCCCACGCACCGTGAAAGCCCTGCAAAAGACCTTGAACGAAAACCTTTGGAACTAG
- a CDS encoding phage tail tape measure protein: MADRSIKVRLEAEVGGYKRGMSDAARATDNLAKSQKGALERTSAFWQANRADIDQVGSSLAVMGAAGTAALAGVTKLAMDWESAWAGVTKTVDGTAEEMASLEKGLRGLAKVLPASHTEIAAVAEAAGQLGVETKNVQGFTRTMIDLGETTNLSANDAATQLSRFMNIMGSSQSDVDRLGSSVVGLGNNFATTEAEIVELGMRLAGAGKQAGLSESDVLGFATAMSSVGIEAEAGGTALSMTMKRIGSEVETNGALLGTFAQVAGMSAEQFKTAWGQDAAGALSAFIAGLGQTESLGMSANAVLSELGITGIRESDSLLRLSSAQGLVNEALATGATAYAENTALSDEAAKRYETTAAKAEMAWNAMKDAGIEFGSYVLPVLAQAAEGVADLAGWFAQLPEPVKQVVTGLGGLASVAALAAGGALRLAGSVSDSYLAMKRLSAEAPRLASGLKRVGIAAGVAGAALTAFAIGQAYDGGEATQGLQEIEDGLKRVAKGASAADTVFKNFDERKIWESDVQGLRDAEEILDRISQNTLFGDAQRGLLSGINGLTDLFGYDSRTDLQKQEQDLRAYLDTLATQVPSATADAIAAFQGLNEQVGGTDDSAQKLINASPALKDALIGVASEAGYTTDDASLLAIALGEVEIAADEVDSSTRGAASAAVAAAEAMQAEADAANAAAEAVLAKARANADGISAEIRFEEATDRARATIEENGKATDLSTEKGRQNMEALLGMADATLGAAEQMSALGASQEAVDGKIEAGRKRFESLARAAGFSREQVASMSRELGLVPGTVTTQVQVLNVGGAISQVQALNSTLNSINGKTVTAAVAIKQYGQAAMADGGVRERAAGALDEPQIRPGSGAGVTQVSRFGPVTWAEGETEWEAFIPGARSKRGRALAIWREAGQRLGAFEALGAESFAAGGLRSSASLRTAERRVKRLVSQVRSSRRSGNDKRTRKLEDQLRDARSALADLRDARVDLALDARRGRLSEQASGGLSSAYSLVDQVRDAAGDSALTKGTRKSLSSAAKSSEVAFRKLYATAERVEVALEKARDHLQEMQQISDGLKSSLSGGFQLTDAYTQWSDGLGNVAGKSITAAGMVAGGKSYADKLKKFGASIKKLADFGLSSVVLQEIAALGPDEGLEVANQLLAGGKKSVQELNGVYTSIASASGFIGDQATRNYRTADGTFYAGGVGQAQGRVDSLEKSMSKIEASIGKWGDKIARILGKAYGVKMASGGWVTGGIKGVDSVPITAMPDEYVVNAKAASQYGPLLESINSGRGLPVLSAAYPAQTNVNVALDKGSLAGALDGVGVTMLVDGKPMKATIRTEMNAAFSAAGRGY, translated from the coding sequence ATGGCTGATCGGTCTATCAAAGTAAGGCTCGAAGCCGAGGTGGGTGGATACAAGCGGGGCATGTCTGATGCTGCTCGTGCCACTGACAACCTAGCTAAATCTCAGAAGGGTGCCTTGGAGCGGACCAGTGCGTTTTGGCAGGCCAACCGTGCGGACATTGACCAGGTTGGGTCTTCTTTGGCTGTGATGGGGGCTGCTGGGACTGCTGCGCTGGCCGGGGTGACGAAGCTGGCGATGGATTGGGAATCTGCGTGGGCCGGGGTCACGAAGACCGTTGATGGGACAGCTGAAGAAATGGCTTCCCTGGAAAAAGGTTTGCGTGGTTTAGCGAAGGTCCTGCCTGCTTCTCACACTGAGATCGCGGCGGTGGCGGAGGCTGCTGGGCAGCTTGGTGTGGAGACGAAGAATGTGCAGGGATTTACCCGCACAATGATTGATCTCGGGGAGACCACAAACCTCTCTGCGAATGATGCCGCCACACAGCTTTCCCGGTTTATGAATATCATGGGGTCCTCGCAAAGTGACGTGGACCGCCTGGGGTCATCCGTGGTCGGCTTGGGTAATAACTTTGCGACTACTGAGGCTGAAATTGTTGAGCTTGGTATGCGTCTTGCCGGTGCAGGGAAGCAGGCTGGCCTGTCTGAGTCCGATGTGCTGGGTTTTGCTACCGCGATGTCGTCGGTGGGTATCGAGGCTGAGGCTGGTGGTACGGCACTGTCGATGACGATGAAGCGGATTGGGTCTGAGGTTGAGACTAATGGTGCGCTTTTGGGGACGTTCGCGCAGGTAGCGGGCATGTCGGCGGAGCAATTTAAGACTGCTTGGGGCCAGGATGCTGCCGGGGCTTTGTCTGCTTTCATCGCTGGGCTTGGGCAGACGGAATCTTTGGGTATGTCAGCGAACGCTGTTTTGTCTGAGCTTGGCATCACCGGTATTCGTGAGTCTGACTCCCTGCTGCGTTTGTCGAGTGCGCAGGGTCTTGTGAATGAGGCTTTGGCTACTGGTGCGACCGCTTATGCGGAGAATACTGCTTTGTCTGATGAGGCTGCGAAGCGTTATGAGACGACTGCGGCTAAGGCTGAGATGGCTTGGAACGCCATGAAGGACGCGGGGATCGAGTTTGGGTCTTACGTCCTGCCGGTTTTGGCTCAAGCGGCGGAGGGCGTCGCTGATTTGGCTGGCTGGTTTGCTCAGTTGCCGGAGCCGGTGAAGCAGGTAGTCACTGGGCTGGGTGGGTTGGCTTCGGTGGCGGCTTTGGCTGCTGGTGGTGCGTTACGCCTGGCCGGGTCCGTCTCTGACTCTTACCTTGCAATGAAGCGGCTATCAGCGGAAGCGCCGCGTCTTGCGTCTGGGTTGAAGCGTGTGGGTATCGCTGCTGGTGTGGCTGGTGCCGCTTTGACTGCGTTTGCTATTGGTCAAGCGTATGACGGTGGTGAGGCTACCCAGGGGTTGCAGGAGATTGAGGACGGTCTTAAGCGTGTCGCTAAAGGTGCGTCCGCTGCGGACACGGTTTTCAAGAATTTTGATGAGCGGAAGATCTGGGAATCTGATGTTCAGGGGCTGCGTGATGCGGAGGAGATTCTTGATCGTATAAGCCAGAACACTCTTTTTGGTGACGCTCAGCGCGGCCTTCTAAGTGGGATTAATGGGCTGACTGATCTGTTCGGGTATGACTCGCGTACGGATTTGCAGAAGCAAGAGCAGGATTTGCGTGCGTATTTGGACACGCTCGCCACGCAGGTGCCGTCTGCGACGGCTGATGCTATTGCTGCTTTCCAGGGCTTGAACGAGCAGGTGGGCGGCACGGATGACTCTGCCCAGAAGCTGATTAATGCGTCACCAGCTTTAAAGGACGCTCTTATCGGCGTGGCGTCTGAGGCCGGGTACACGACTGATGATGCTTCACTTTTGGCGATTGCTTTGGGTGAGGTCGAGATCGCGGCTGATGAGGTTGATTCGTCTACTCGTGGGGCTGCGTCTGCTGCTGTGGCTGCTGCTGAGGCGATGCAGGCTGAGGCTGATGCGGCTAATGCTGCTGCTGAGGCGGTTTTGGCGAAGGCTCGGGCTAATGCTGATGGGATTTCCGCGGAGATTCGTTTTGAGGAGGCTACTGATCGGGCGCGGGCGACGATTGAGGAGAATGGTAAAGCGACTGATTTGAGTACTGAGAAGGGCCGCCAGAATATGGAGGCTTTGCTTGGTATGGCTGATGCGACTTTGGGTGCTGCTGAGCAGATGAGTGCTTTGGGTGCGTCGCAGGAGGCTGTGGACGGGAAGATCGAGGCTGGCCGTAAGCGTTTTGAGTCTTTGGCTCGTGCGGCTGGTTTTTCTAGGGAGCAGGTTGCTTCTATGTCTCGGGAGCTTGGGTTGGTGCCTGGGACGGTGACGACTCAGGTTCAGGTTTTGAATGTTGGTGGCGCGATTTCGCAGGTCCAGGCGCTGAATTCCACTCTTAATTCGATTAATGGGAAGACGGTTACTGCTGCTGTTGCTATTAAGCAGTATGGGCAGGCGGCGATGGCGGATGGTGGTGTGCGTGAGCGTGCTGCTGGTGCTTTGGATGAGCCGCAGATCCGTCCGGGTTCTGGTGCAGGTGTCACGCAGGTTTCACGTTTTGGTCCGGTGACTTGGGCTGAGGGTGAGACTGAGTGGGAGGCTTTTATTCCTGGTGCGCGGTCGAAGCGTGGTCGGGCGTTGGCGATTTGGCGTGAGGCCGGTCAGCGTTTGGGGGCGTTTGAGGCGCTTGGTGCTGAGTCTTTCGCGGCTGGTGGTTTACGGTCGTCTGCGTCTTTGCGTACTGCGGAGCGCAGGGTGAAGCGTCTGGTGTCTCAGGTGCGGTCTTCTCGCCGGTCTGGGAATGACAAGCGGACCAGGAAACTGGAGGATCAGCTGCGGGACGCACGGTCGGCTTTGGCTGATTTGCGTGACGCACGGGTCGATTTGGCTTTGGATGCGCGGCGTGGGCGTTTGTCTGAGCAGGCGTCGGGCGGTTTGTCGTCGGCTTATTCGCTGGTGGATCAGGTGCGTGACGCTGCCGGGGATTCCGCTCTCACGAAGGGCACACGTAAGAGCCTGTCGTCGGCTGCTAAGTCATCTGAGGTGGCTTTCCGGAAGCTGTATGCGACTGCTGAGCGGGTCGAGGTCGCGCTTGAGAAGGCGCGGGATCACTTGCAGGAGATGCAGCAGATTTCGGATGGTCTGAAATCGTCGCTGTCGGGCGGTTTCCAGCTGACGGACGCTTACACGCAGTGGTCGGACGGTCTCGGGAATGTGGCGGGAAAGAGTATTACCGCTGCTGGGATGGTTGCGGGCGGTAAATCGTATGCGGACAAGCTGAAGAAGTTTGGGGCGTCGATTAAGAAGCTCGCGGACTTTGGGCTGTCATCCGTGGTGCTCCAGGAGATCGCGGCTTTGGGTCCTGATGAGGGGCTTGAGGTCGCTAATCAGCTGTTGGCCGGGGGTAAGAAATCGGTCCAAGAACTCAACGGGGTTTACACCTCGATTGCGTCTGCGTCCGGTTTCATCGGCGACCAGGCCACCCGGAATTACCGTACAGCCGATGGCACTTTCTACGCGGGCGGCGTCGGGCAGGCTCAAGGCCGTGTGGATTCCCTGGAGAAGTCGATGAGCAAGATTGAGGCTTCTATCGGGAAGTGGGGTGACAAGATTGCCCGGATTTTGGGTAAGGCGTATGGGGTGAAGATGGCGTCTGGCGGCTGGGTGACTGGCGGCATTAAGGGCGTCGATTCGGTGCCTATCACTGCGATGCCAGATGAGTATGTGGTCAACGCCAAGGCCGCTTCACAGTATGGGCCTTTGCTTGAGTCGATTAACTCTGGACGCGGGTTGCCTGTCCTGTCTGCTGCTTACCCTGCACAAACCAACGTCAACGTCGCCCTTGATAAAGGGTCTTTGGCGGGTGCTTTGGATGGCGTCGGCGTGACGATGCTGGTTGATGGGAAGCCTATGAAAGCGACGATCCGCACGGAAATGAACGCCGCTTTTAGTGCGGCTGGGAGGGGTTACTGA
- a CDS encoding phage portal protein has translation MKKNDVLELVSQELLPALDKEIQRTRELEKWSQHGGRKPVLPSNAEREHKALADLAMTPWLGLIPRVSAQQLKVDGVYSPDRSDESLALFWGPWQTNNMGTLQHTVHRSALSFGMGFVSAVPGDRGAVFRAYSTAQMLPVYQDPVHDEFPMFALRMETLPNGDRMLFLLDETTEHILSVEKRTDKWAYITLSDHNVGVCPVVRYAEEIDTEGRSPGEIERLVTVGSRINKTVYDRLLTQHYNSWKVRTATGLDDTMSDSEAEQLKMKLRQNDILTGGEGVSFGTLAETALDPFVKAKESDLEDISAVSQTPMSALGKMVNVGNDGVAETKSGLRAKTRLRQDSFGASHVQLLRLASHIEGRKADSEDFTIEAHWKTLDIDLLAQEADAYGKMAGMLGVPVEKLWEKFSTISKPEAQSWARYREDHPTADEITARSIAGQLESAL, from the coding sequence GTGAAGAAAAATGACGTACTAGAGCTTGTCTCACAAGAATTGCTTCCCGCTCTTGATAAGGAGATTCAACGGACCCGCGAGCTGGAAAAGTGGTCTCAGCATGGCGGTAGGAAACCTGTTTTGCCGAGCAATGCGGAGCGTGAACATAAGGCCCTTGCTGATCTGGCGATGACCCCGTGGTTGGGTTTGATTCCGAGGGTTTCGGCTCAGCAGTTGAAGGTTGATGGCGTGTATTCGCCTGACCGTTCTGATGAATCGCTTGCCCTGTTTTGGGGTCCGTGGCAGACGAACAACATGGGGACTTTGCAGCACACGGTTCACCGTTCTGCTTTGAGTTTCGGGATGGGGTTTGTGTCTGCGGTGCCTGGTGACCGTGGGGCGGTTTTCCGTGCGTATTCAACCGCTCAGATGCTCCCGGTTTATCAAGACCCGGTGCATGACGAGTTCCCAATGTTTGCTTTGCGCATGGAAACCTTGCCTAACGGTGACCGGATGCTTTTTCTTTTGGATGAGACCACGGAGCACATTTTGTCGGTGGAGAAACGCACTGACAAGTGGGCTTACATCACTTTGAGTGATCACAACGTGGGCGTGTGTCCGGTGGTGCGGTATGCGGAGGAGATTGACACTGAGGGGCGGTCACCTGGGGAGATTGAACGCCTGGTGACTGTCGGATCACGTATCAACAAAACGGTGTATGACCGTCTTTTGACTCAGCACTACAACTCATGGAAGGTCCGCACGGCCACGGGCTTGGACGACACCATGAGTGATTCTGAGGCTGAGCAGCTGAAGATGAAGCTTCGGCAGAATGACATTCTCACTGGTGGTGAAGGTGTCAGTTTTGGGACTCTTGCCGAGACGGCTCTTGATCCTTTTGTGAAAGCGAAAGAGTCAGACCTTGAGGACATTTCGGCGGTGTCTCAAACCCCGATGAGCGCTTTGGGGAAGATGGTCAACGTCGGGAACGACGGGGTCGCTGAAACGAAGTCTGGGCTGCGCGCTAAGACTCGGTTGCGGCAAGATTCCTTCGGCGCATCCCATGTCCAACTGCTGCGGCTCGCTTCTCACATTGAGGGGCGTAAAGCAGATTCAGAGGACTTCACTATTGAAGCTCACTGGAAAACCTTGGACATTGACCTGCTCGCTCAGGAAGCGGACGCTTACGGGAAGATGGCGGGGATGCTGGGCGTCCCGGTTGAGAAGCTGTGGGAGAAGTTCTCTACGATCTCGAAACCCGAAGCCCAATCGTGGGCAAGGTACCGGGAAGACCACCCCACGGCGGACGAGATTACGGCGCGGTCAATTGCTGGTCAGCTTGAAAGTGCTTTGTGA
- a CDS encoding holin: MEKIENLLRPAAVRAVRTFLQVLIPALGAGAITELDYLGAVSIAAGATLIAFLQGILGGLPEAEGQGDGTL; the protein is encoded by the coding sequence ATGGAGAAGATTGAGAACCTGCTGCGGCCTGCGGCTGTGCGGGCTGTGCGCACTTTCCTGCAAGTACTGATCCCAGCTTTGGGTGCGGGTGCGATCACCGAACTCGACTACCTCGGCGCGGTCAGCATCGCAGCCGGTGCCACCCTAATCGCCTTCCTCCAAGGCATCCTAGGTGGACTCCCCGAAGCGGAAGGCCAGGGTGATGGGACTCTCTGA
- a CDS encoding phage major capsid protein — protein sequence MAGYANVVGRADVGDALIPDQVINEIIQEAPKSSVVLDRAKQVRLSAKKAKQPVLATLPEAYWVDGDTGLKQTSKSQWESLTITAEELAVIVPIPDALVDDANIPLWDEIKPLLAEAIGKKVDQAALFGVDSPASWPTGIVPGAVAAGNFVEEGTGADLGVDVALLGEQIAKQGYGINGFASRPGLQWQLIGLRSTQGTPIYTPSLSAGTPAGLYGYPLNEVMNGSWDADEATLLAADWTKFVVGVRQDITYDLFSEGVISDADGKVILNLMQQDSKALRVVFRVGFQVAKPITRVAGATGYPAGVIVPAEVEPEEPETP from the coding sequence ATGGCTGGATACGCAAACGTTGTTGGTCGCGCCGATGTCGGGGATGCGCTCATCCCAGATCAGGTGATCAACGAGATTATTCAAGAGGCACCAAAGTCATCTGTGGTGCTTGACCGTGCTAAGCAGGTGCGGCTTTCTGCGAAGAAAGCGAAGCAACCGGTGCTGGCGACCTTGCCCGAGGCTTACTGGGTGGATGGTGATACTGGGCTGAAGCAGACCTCGAAGAGCCAGTGGGAATCGCTCACTATTACTGCTGAAGAGCTCGCGGTGATTGTGCCTATCCCGGACGCTCTCGTGGATGACGCGAACATCCCACTGTGGGATGAGATCAAGCCTTTGCTTGCTGAAGCCATTGGTAAGAAGGTGGACCAGGCTGCGCTTTTCGGTGTGGACTCCCCCGCTTCTTGGCCAACCGGCATCGTCCCTGGTGCTGTGGCTGCTGGGAACTTTGTGGAAGAGGGCACCGGCGCTGACCTTGGTGTGGACGTGGCGCTTCTTGGTGAGCAAATCGCCAAGCAAGGTTACGGCATCAATGGTTTCGCTTCCCGCCCCGGCTTGCAATGGCAGCTGATTGGTCTGCGTTCAACGCAGGGAACCCCGATCTACACGCCTTCATTGTCCGCTGGCACCCCCGCTGGTCTTTACGGGTACCCGTTGAATGAGGTCATGAACGGGTCATGGGATGCAGACGAAGCGACCTTGCTCGCTGCTGACTGGACGAAGTTTGTTGTGGGTGTCCGTCAGGACATCACCTATGACCTTTTCTCTGAGGGTGTCATTTCTGACGCTGATGGCAAGGTCATCCTGAACCTCATGCAGCAGGACTCAAAGGCACTGCGTGTGGTTTTCCGTGTCGGTTTCCAGGTCGCTAAGCCAATCACCCGTGTGGCTGGTGCTACTGGCTACCCTGCCGGTGTCATCGTGCCTGCCGAGGTCGAGCCTGAAGAGCCTGAAACCCCTTGA